A window of the Plasmodium vivax chromosome 12, whole genome shotgun sequence genome harbors these coding sequences:
- a CDS encoding hypothetical protein, conserved (encoded by transcript PVX_116990A) yields MTQAEYYPKQNVVSLNIQLSSWAKAFLNDLRTSKNLLSYTKASISIEKKKKIGNSILYKIKLRLLYDSSSNRPDVSVEREKWNQRSSPLDDSPGGNEARCDFPLPQGKGSFCNRYTNPKGGNESGVICKEEKETRKSSEKANNFEGNYGVNGSSPPPEYAKQEGEGRRGTTYTPLGVGHQRGRSNHTKGSTQERGKLSTNNPFDVDHLLRGRNTFSKDFPLLERAHLAKYLLLPSSLSVQSAKIKSIHFVLSEKLSVCVLLDLIVVRKKKNLIQPSINKELQDMLKMQRSTVQCKFCSEGVITCGGVNFILPNLYLNTADFLEHAFCEECTTFSFDGLKDVDRTIFLFPNCLFFHLSLVKESHLAVKADSLHHFRFLLFCNFCHNSLGYMENQRSYTYSYIENKNMSDKLKDVFLGSLHEGDQGGYTHLDAATTLLRCGDRPSVHFNEGGANVVPHLDVAPGGKQHGGGEANDVPPSEEIIHERKQTEVKATQNDNTARLMAHHRGGLLNPCGETPPKVYLLKHKIKMTLNGENIFKNYDHVLFLNEYMHNKCEKKNTTLFYLRSNQKRKVIEVRIFIRTLYICKIWDDAKDLSKFLGLQKVMKIFFCTKGESEFKFANSETIDLSRELYEDVLKMLVAYSFRGCAPGAKLFSYLHLVH; encoded by the coding sequence ATGACGCAGGCGGAATACTACCCAAAGCAAAACGTGGTGTCCTTGAACATCCAACTGAGCAGCTGGGCCAAGGCGTTCCTTAACGATTTACGAACGTCAAAGAATCTCCTCAGTTACACCAAGGCGTCTATCTcaattgagaaaaaaaaaaaaattggaaattccattttgtataaaattaaactGAGACTACTCTATGACAGTTCCTCCAACCGTCCTGACGTCTCAGTGGAGAGAGAAAAGTGGAACCAAAGGAGTTCCCCCCTGGATGATTCACCAGGCGGAAATGAGGCCCGATGTGACTTTCCCTTACCACAAGGGAAGGGCAGCTTCTGCAATAGGTACACTAACCCAAAGGGAGGAAATGAAAGCGGTGTGATTTgcaaggaggaaaaggaaaccaGGAAGAGTAgtgaaaaggcaaacaatTTTGAGGGAAATTATGGGGTGAATGGGAGCAGTCCCCCTCCAGAGTATGCGAAGCAGGAGGGTGAAGGCAGAAGGGGCACGACATACACACCGCTAGGTGTGGgacaccaaagggggagaagtaaTCACACGAAGGGAAGCACACAAGAGAGAGGAAAGCTTTCTACAAACAACCCTTTCGATGTAGACCACCTGTTGAGAGGGAGAAACACCTTTTCGAAGGACTTCCCCCTCCTTGAGAGGGCCCATTTGGCCAAGTACCTACTTCTGCCCTCCTCCTTGTCAGTACAAAGtgcgaaaataaaatccatccattttgtgctaAGTGAAAAGCTGAGCGTATGTGTCCTCCTAGACCTAATCGtggtcagaaaaaaaaagaacctcATTCAGCCCAGCATAAACAAAGAATTGCAGGACATGTTGAAGATGCAGAGAAGCACCGTTCAGTGCAAATTTTGCAGTGAAGGCGTCATCACATGCGGAggtgttaattttattttacccaATTTGTACCTAAACACGGCTGATTTTTTGGAGCACGCGTTTTGCGAAGAATGCACCACCTTCTCCTTTGATGGGTTAAAAGATGTGGACCGAActattttcctcttccccaactgtttgttttttcactTGAGCTTAGTAAAAGAGAGTCACCTGGCTGTTAAGGCGGATTCATTGCACCACTTTcgctttttacttttttgcaatttttgccACAACTCCCTTGGCTACATGGAAAACCAAAGAAGCTATACATATTCctatatagaaaataaaaacatgaGTGATAAGCTTAAGGATGTTTTTCTGGGCTCACTTCACGAGGGGGACCAAGGGGGGTATACCCACCTGGACGCGGCCACAACATTGCTGCGCTGTGGTGATCGTCCATCTGTGCACTTTAATGAAGGGGGAGCAAATGTGGTTCCTCATTTGGACGTCgccccgggggggaagcagcatggggggggagaagccaatGACGTACCCCCTTCCGAGGAAATTATCCATGAGAGAAAGCAGACGGAGGTGAAGGCCACCCAGAACGACAACACCGCTCGTCTTATGGCACACCACAGGGGAGGACTTCTCAACCCTTGCggggagaccccccccaAGGTGTACCTCCTCaaacacaaaataaaaatgacattaaatggggaaaatattttcaaaaattacgACCATGTGCTTTTCCTAAACGAGTATATGCACaataaatgtgaaaaaaaaaacacaacacttttttatttaaggagtaaccaaaaaaggaaagtaatCGAAGTGAGGATATTCATAAGGACGCTTTacatttgtaaaatttggGACGACGCAAAAGAtctttccaaatttttgGGACTCCAAAAAgtgatgaaaatatttttttgcacaaaaggAGAATCCGAATTTAAGTTCGCCAATTCGGAAACTATTGACCTTTCCAGGGAGCTCTACGAGGATGTATTGAAAATGTTGGTTGCCTATTCCTTCCGAGGGTGTGCCCCCGGAGCGAAACTCTTCTCATATCTGCACCTGGTTCATTAG
- a CDS encoding hypothetical protein, conserved (encoded by transcript PVX_116995A), with product MAKQEVAAKKPSGKRTRVDDAGEAGKKAVVDIEGLSEYDIERKDELEEEKYSKLLSIAYALMAMTADAPYFLIVSMGDYFRQAFNVKDIMITEFALMESIVLIVVCVLLHLIGSYRLKWNLVQPLFSTFFFTLIHLVVYFKSDYIGHKIVIFSVIPFAIISCVIKMTTMKVCVLFRKQYCTAYVCGLSLSGFVVFILYVLGAYVFFADDENKFCKMFSLYCGVLSCISLTSFFILRKIYKLPFVKRLMERYEDKGLLINKVILVESVKSIVVVWEYVIIGFLANFIAYQIYPTVFPICIESSKEMKGLLSGLLLFGDSSAHLLVHILSSYFLKMNFCIFFFIKLVMLGYLPIFVTLVIYHSSIFYNPYFLMALSYSFGFCHGIMSNSVFVKIPDVCRRRKKEQYLTLAPNIVYLAFVLGTMLGVVVSKLHVRLLTGQ from the coding sequence ATGGCCAAGCAGGAAGTCGCGGCGAAGAAGCCCAGCGGCAAGAGGACGCGAGTGGACGACGCAGGCGAGGCGGGCAAAAAAGCCGTTGTAGATATAGAAGGGCTAAGCGAATATGACATAGAAAGGAAGGACGAgttggaggaggagaagtacTCCAAATTGCTCTCCATCGCATATGCCCTAATGGCAATGACAGCAGATGCGCCGTATTTCCTAATCGTATCAATGGGGGATTACTTCAGACAGGCATTTAATGTGAAAGATATAATGATAACAGAGTTTGCCCTAATGGAAAGCATAGTGCTCATAGTGGTATGTGTATTATTGCATCTGATTGGAAGTTACAGATTGAAGTGGAACCTCGTCCAGCCTCTCTtttccacgttttttttcaccctaaTACATTTAGTGGTGTATTTTAAGAGTGATTACATAGGGCATAAAATAGTGATTTTCAGTGTCATCCCATTTGCAATCATATCCTGTGTAATCAAAATGACTACAATGAAAGTTTGTGTCCTCTTCCGAAAGCAGTACTGCACAGCGTACGTCTGTGGATTGTCTCTCTCCGGATTTGTGGTATTCATTTTGTACGTTTTGGGAGCCTATGTCTTTTTTGCagatgatgaaaataaattttgtaaaatgtttTCCCTTTACTGTGGAGTCCTCTCGTGCATTTCGCTGACGTCCTTTTTTATCCTCCGCAAAATTTACAAGCTCCCATTTGTTAAGCGACTTATGGAAAGGTATGAAGATAAGGGGCTGCTGATTAACAAAGTGATCCTCGTAGAATCTGTAAAATCGATTGTTGTCGTTTGGGAGTATGTCATTATAGGTTTTTTAGCTAATTTTATAGCCTACCAGATTTACCCCACAGTTTTTCCCATATGTATTGAATCGAGCAAAGAAATGAAGGGACTGCTATCTGGATTACTTCTTTTTGGGGACTCATCCGCACACCTGTTGGTTCACATCTTAAGCTCCTACTTTTTGAAGATGAATTTTtgtatctttttctttatcaaaTTGGTTATGCTTGGATATCTGCCCATTTTCGTCACCCTGGTTATTTACCACagctccattttttacaacccGTATTTTTTAATGGCCTTGTCTTATTCCTTCGGATTCTGTCACGGGATTATGTCGAACTCCGTTTTTGTGAAAATCCCCGACGTGTGCAGACGGCGCAAGAAGGAGCAGTACCTCACGTTGGCCCCCAACATCGTCTACTTGGCCTTCGTGCTCGGGACCATGCTTGGCGTCGTCGTGTCCAAGCTGCACGTGCGCCTTTTGACGGGGCAGTAG
- a CDS encoding hypothetical protein, conserved (encoded by transcript PVX_117000A), translated as MTKRMPNKANPSSRESKNEKKQTEKKNDEVDHGENGKPKEQPDSGSTRNILTMENILEEKDKDNNKKVKNKLILKNKKNTSSTFNSNEMRILTIPKHRISSVKTNWMELIKPIVTHLKLEIRMNGDKIEVRTCKLTEDKNNLQKSSDYIKAYLLGFTIEDSLALLRIDDLYVESFQVKDVKILKGDHLSRCIGRICGSNGATKYAIENATKTRIVIAGDKIHILGSFNNIKMARYSICSLILGSTQGKIFNKLNILAKRMKERF; from the coding sequence ATGACCAAACGGATGCCAAACAAGGCTAACCCCTCATCGAGGGagagcaaaaatgaaaaaaaacaaaccgaaaagaaaaacgacgAAGTGGACCATGGGGAAAACGGCAAACCAAAGGAACAACCAGATAGCGGAAGCACAAGAAACATCTTAACCATGGAAAAcattttggaggaaaaagataaagacAACaataaaaaggtgaagaacaaattaattttaaaaaataaaaaaaacacaagtAGCACGTTTAACAGTAACGAAATGAGAATACTAACCATCCCGAAGCATCGCATATCGTCTGTAAAAACCAACTGGATGGAATTAATAAAACCAATTGTAACTCACTTAAAGTTAGAAATACGAATGAATGGAGACAAGATAGAAGTGAGGACATGTAAACTGAcggaagataaaaataatttgcaaaaatcgTCCGACTATATAAAGGCGTACCTACTCGGATTTACCATCGAAGATTCGTTAGCCCTATTGAGGATAGACGATTTGTATGTGGAGAGCTTTCAAGTGAAGGATGTTAAGATATTGAAAGGGGACCACCTCTCGAGATGCATTGGAAGAATATGTGGTAGTAACGGGGCAACCAAATATGCCATAGAAAATGCCACCAAAACGAGGATTGTCATAGCAGGAGATAAGATTCACATTTTGGGGAGCTTCAACAACATTAAGATGGCTAGATATTCCATCTGCAGTTTAATTCTCGGCTCAACGCAaggcaaaatttttaacaaactgAATATCCTCGCGAAGAGGATGAAGGAGAGGTTTTAG
- a CDS encoding phosphoesterase, putative (encoded by transcript PVX_117005A), whose product MGGGLKMGALLPMRRLLRFLPLLLLLPLLPLLLPPLPGASAKDDFLLKTLAIDKRKLDPSYLQNYDNLKWEGKIIAIGDIHGDIESLKLILRHANLINENDEWVAENVLLVQVGDVLDRGIYGPLIYDYLFKLQKEAPLKKSKVLLIMGNHEQLNLCGYFDYVNEKEVEVFFKKNLNYRLFHFVYSKGEYFKKLIRLPAIAKVNDILFVHAGISTQISSLSLNTIRLKTRLQIENMCRVLSYDQSINYVSREGVLWHDHISRTAPYDEKEACSILSQIFNNYKAKHLVVGHTRQLTHEISSYCNGGFFLIDTGMSLFMNNGQPYPNYLVVQNGTFKSVHLNVEVNKKGKSCDSLEIQLHTPNKQSFCVQARETMLSPQSGA is encoded by the coding sequence ATGGGTGGGGGGCTAAAAATGGGCGCGCTGTTGCCGATGCGGCGGCTTCTGCGGTTTCTGCCACTTCTGCTGCTCCTgccgcttcttccgcttctatTGCCGCCACTCCCTGGCGCGTCCGCGAAGGACGATTTCCTGCTGAAAACGCTGGCCATAGACAAAAGGAAACTGGACCCCTCCTACCTGCAAAATTATGACAACCTAAAatgggaggggaaaataatcGCCATAGGGGACATCCACGGGGATATAGAAAGTCTGAAGCTGATTTTACGGCATGCAAATTTGATAAACGAAAATGACGAGTGGGTTGCAGAAAATGTATTGCTTGTTCAGGTGGGAGATGTGCTAGACAGAGGGATATACGGCCCATTAATATATGACTATCTTTTTAAGTTACAAAAGGAAGcgcctttaaaaaaaagcaaagtgCTATTAATCATGGGAAATCACGAGCAACTAAATCTGTGTGGATATTTCGATTAcgtaaatgaaaaagaagtggaggtgttttttaaaaagaatttgaatTACAGattgttccattttgtgtacaGTAAGGGGGAgtacttcaaaaaattaattcgcCTACCAGCAATTGCCAAAGTGAATGACATTTTATTTGTCCACGCGGGGATAAGCACGCAAATTTCTTCACTTAGCTTAAACACCATACGTTTGAAGACGAGGCTGCAAATTGAAAACATGTGCAGAGTACTTAGTTATGATCAATCGATCAACTACGTAAGTCGCGAGGGAGTCCTTTGGCACGACCATATCTCACGCACAGCTCCCTATGATGAGAAAGAGGCCTGCTCCATATTATctcaaatttttaacaactaCAAGGCAAAGCATTTGGTCGTGGGACACACCAGACAGCTCACTCATGAAATTAGCTCCTACTGCAATGGCGGCTTCTTCCTCATAGACACTGGGATGAGCCTTTTCATGAACAACGGGCAGCCGTACCCAAACTACCTCGTCGTGCAAAACGGGACCTTCAAGTCGGTTCACTTAAACGTTGAGGTGAATAAGAAGGGCAAAAGCTGCGATTCGCTTGAGATACAGCTGCACACCCCCAACAAGCAGAGCTTCTGCGTCCAGGCGCGCGAAACGATGTTGTCTCCCCAGAGCGGCGCTTGA
- a CDS encoding hypothetical protein, conserved (encoded by transcript PVX_117010A): protein MKKKYGVLGDEDHASDYNEGVRYREYKKSIRNIQINFEQSLSDLKENINSYENDRLKRSAHAECPPEFFSSNKKKINELEILYQNGVNTLEVMKNHFSHNQTYVLEVSRYLSIFEKFKIQLQSLKNMFDKLCAHNRSNFYPQKDCSSVVYKHNEINHVIKERSALQHSISELDQMISIGQETNWKLKLQNYSITQQMKKINFLNEQLPKIQKIIKNIRYYSTKRTVILAVTIASFIFLFFMLR, encoded by the coding sequence atgaagaaaaagtacGGCGTGCTGGGCGACGAAGACCACGCCAGCGATTACAACGAAGGGGTCAGGTACAGAGAATACAAAAAGAGCATTCGGAAcatacaaataaattttgagCAGTCGCTTAGTGACCTCAAGGAAAACATAAACAGCTACGAAAATGATAGGCTGAAAAGAAGTGCACACGCAGAATGCCCtccagaatttttttccagcaataaaaaaaaaataaacgaattGGAAATTTTGTACCAAAATGGAGTAAACACTCTGGAGGTGATGAAAAATCATTTTAGCCACAATCAAACGTACGTTTTGGAAGTGTCCAGATATCTGagcatttttgaaaaatttaaaattcaaTTACAGAGTTTGAAGAATATGTTTGACAAGCTATGCGCTCACAACAGGAGTAATTTTTACCCCCAGAAGGATTGCTCATCTGTGGTGTACAAgcataatgaaataaacCACGTCATCAAGGAGAGAAGTGCTCTGCAACATTCGATTAGCGAGCTGGACCAGATGATTTCCATTGGCCAGGAAACCAACTGGAAGCTGAAGTTGCAGAATTATTCCATCACACagcaaatgaagaagattAACTTCCTAAATGAGCAGCTACccaaaatacaaaaaattataaaaaatattcgcTACTACAGTACTAAGAGGACGGTTATCCTCGCGGTTACTATTGCCTcgttcattttccttttttttatgttaaggTAG
- a CDS encoding translation initiation factor EF-1, putative (encoded by transcript PVX_117015A; Possible apicoplast targeted protein. Curated by Stuart Ralph, Walter and Eliza Hall Institute of Medical Research, Australia.) encodes MINKVDAHKTCETYKTHKTYNGPPIHLSRWTTWRKTARRIPRRNVHGAHNRVKDSHVVKERESETIEMNGVVDQCLANTNFVVRIPNGETFLCFISGKLRINKVKINLGDMVKIQIHKLNFEKRRGKIVFRYLQHAALGGKK; translated from the exons ATGATAAA CAAAGTAGACGCGCATAAAACGTGCGAAACGTACAAAACGCACAAAACGTACAATGGGCCGCCAATCCACTTGAGCAGGTGGACCACGTGGAGGAAGACAGCCAGGCGGATTCCCCGTAGGAACGTCCATGGCGCACATAACAGGGTCAAAGACAGCCACGTTGTAAAGGAAAGAGAAAGTGAAACAATCGAAATGAACGGAGTAGTAGACCAGTGTCTAGCCAACACCAACTTTGTGGTTCGCATCCCAAATGGAGAGACCTTCTTATGCTTCATCTCTGGGAAGCTCAGAATCAATAAGGTGAAAATTAACCTCGGCGACATGGTCAAAATACAGATACATAAGCTCAACTTTGAGAAGCGCAGGGGGAAAATTGTCTTTAGGTATCTGCAGCATGCCGcgctgggggggaagaagtga
- a CDS encoding hypothetical protein, conserved (encoded by transcript PVX_117020A): MNEPTDGKINDRKRKKPDGNAEEGKDPGKSKKKVEFENDEEYEKYLLSNFKKGPARGGSGGSGGGHHESRHESRRENRRDTRHESSPAEEYALSDMIKSFYNEVKRYKTVDDMANEIKRLAIQNIRKNLEIICNNECTSSFFVEKYRVKYINEQAELNVKSAQNYFKEFLILYNGNNFDDFSLEVNTSVEKEGKAKGEKGEEAVNQQGDEAVNQQGDEAVNQQGDEAVNQLGDEEANQQGDEAANQPGDDDPPDETTHNGEGVQSKNHISGKDGQANADMYKTDTWKEKMKCKIENASENTNVLIKIVNYLASTSLHIDHIPVNIKKFDVVKKLNELNYDVLNANIWDTYSTKESRPFSLSISTVPSFYRKANIYFRKHNKTADLLSALREKPRSVDINGWFLNNVKRNNYNYVDLRICPPICSHAEVIKADYERAKLLVRKLDASCHIDADLLARIREEACIEIRQKRRKLGEGEAVEAVEAVEAAGAAAPSNNSENNASGDRGDQLGDSPIVEIVEENQNLSVRKKLDILIVYLRFVHNFCYYSARKFNTYDEMVRECGYFFLRVNMQNNFYNNLLPIFYENFNVSKLEQYGQHEQPEQHAKGGSEGGDGESGESGESGELGNGAEGPLAGENQPPSCPLLRLKKKYFNDVADPSEYQLKWLLHFEAEIKDAINANYNEQIEIEKTKEFLEILKNNYILKPSDSNPRGEGKSEIRCAKCKKLFNHIKDVPNHIFIKHSQIKLKLITETEAEIMKKCFYEAPHSFHFLFMMEKKYNSGHSKSHISKNIFKKPKSFKNQNFHLLPNSAKSDYKDFDDPSSSVFENVKQTAPKKSDFYDDT; this comes from the coding sequence ATGAACGAGCCAACGGACGGGAAAATCAACGAccggaagaggaagaagccgGATGGCAAcgcggaggaggggaaggaCCCAGGGaagtccaaaaaaaaagtcgagTTTGAAAATGACGAAGAGTATGAGAAGTACCTCCTGAGCAACTTCAAGAAGGGCCCTGCCCGGGGAGGCAGTGGAGGTAGCGGAGGCGGCCACCATGAAAGTCGCCACGAAAGTCGCCGCGAAAACCGCCGCGACACACGCCACGAGAGCAGCCCCGCAGAGGAGTACGCCCTCTCGGACATGATCAAAAGCTTCTACAACGAAGTGAAGAGGTACAAAACGGTGGACGACATGGCCaacgaaattaaaagacTGGCAATACAAAACATTaggaaaaatttagaaatcATCTGCAATAATGAATGTACCAGCTCCTTCTTTGTGGAGAAGTACCGAGTGAAGTACATCAACGAGCAGGCAGAACTGAACGTCAAATCTGCgcagaattattttaaagagtTTCTAATACTTTACAACGGCAACAATTTTGATGACTTCAGTTTGGAGGTGAATACCAGCGTGGAGAAggaggggaaggcaaaaggggagaagggtgaagaagcggttaATCAGCAGGGCGACGAAGCGGTTAATCAGCAGGGCGACGAAGCGGTTAATCAGCAGGGCGACGAAGCGGTTAATCAGCTGGGTGACGAAGAGGCCAATCAGCAGGGAGACGAAGCGGCCAACCAGCCGGGAGACGACGACCCCCCCGATGAGACCACTCACAATGGGGAGGGGGTCCAAAGTAAAAACCACATCAGTGGAAAGGATGGCCAGGCAAATGCCGATATGTACAAAACAGACAcgtggaaagaaaaaatgaaatgcaaaATAGAAAACGCAAGTGAAAATACCAacgttttaataaaaattgtaaattacTTAGCCAGCACGTCGCTACACATCGACCACATCCCagttaacataaaaaaatttgacgTTGTGAAAAAGCTAAACGAATTGAATTACGACGTGTTGAATGCGAACATATGGGATACGTACAGCACCAAAGAAAGTAGGCCCTTCTCCTTGTCTATCTCCACAgttccttctttttataGAAAGGCAAATATTTACTTTAGGAAGCATAACAAAACGGCTGATCTGTTGAGTGCCCTCCGGGAAAAGCCACGTAGCGTTGACATCAACGGGTGGTTCTTAAACAATGTGAAGAGGAATAATTACAACTACGTGGATTTGCGGATTTGCCCCCCTATTTGCTCACACGCAGAGGTAATTAAAGCCGATTATGAGCGGGCCAAACTGTTGGTTAGGAAGCTGGATGCCTCTTGCCACATCGACGCGGACCTCCTGGCGCGCATACGGGAGGAGGCCTGCATCGAGATCCggcagaagaggaggaagttgggggaaggagaagcggtagaagcggtggaagcggtggaagcaGCGGGAGCGGCTGCACCAAGCAATAATAGTGAGAACAATGCTAGTGGCGATCGTGGCGACCAGCTGGGAGACAGCCCCATCGTGGAAATCGTCGAGGAGAACCAAAACCTCAGCGTGAGGAAGAAGCTCGACATCCTAATTGTGTACCTCCGATTTGTGCACAACTTCTGTTACTACTCGGCCAGGAAATTCAACACGTACGACGAAATGGTGAGGGAGTGTGGCTACTTCTTTCTGCGCGTGAATATGCagaacaatttttacaacaacttgctccccattttttacgaaaattttAACGTAAGCAAGTTGGAGCAGTACGGGCAGCATGAGCAGCCTGAGCAGCATGCGAAGGGCGGCTCCGAAGGGGGTGATGGTGAAAGCGGCGAAAGTGGCGAAAGCGGCGAACTGGGCAACGGTGCGGAGGGCCCCCTTGCAGGGGAAAACCAACCCCCGAGCTGCCCCCTTCTCCGCCTAAAGAAGAAATACTTTAACGATGTGGCCGACCCGTCGGAGTACCAACTCAAATGGCTCCTCCACTTCGAGGCAGAAATTAAAGACGCCATAAACGCAAACTACAATGAACAGATAGAAATCGAAAAGACAAAAGAATTTCTGGAGATTctcaaaaataattacattttaaaaccAAGTGATAGTAATCCCCGGGGTGAGGGGAAGAGCGAAATACGTTGTGCCAAGTGCAAGAAGCTTTTCAACCACATTAAGGACGTCCCCAACCACATATTCATTAAACATAGCCAAATTAAATTGAAGCTCATCACAGAAACGGAAGCAgagataatgaaaaaatgtttttacgAAGCCCCCCATAGTTTCCACTTCCTCTTTATGatggaaaagaaatataattctgGCCATTCCAAGAGCcatataagtaaaaatatttttaagaagccaaaaagttttaaaaaccAAAATTTCCACCTCCTTCCCAACAGTGCCAAGAGTGACTACAAAGATTTTGATGACCCCAGCTCGAGTGTCTTCGAGAATGTAAAGCAGACTGCTCCCAAGAAGAGCGATTTTTACGACGACACTTAG